GCTCCGATGACATAAGTCACGGAGGGCAAAGTGATTCCGGTTTGAGCACATTACATCCCTGCCTGCCGAGCCATCATGCGTCCGACATCTTCAGTGACACGTTGTAAGTGATCCAGGAATATGGCGATACTTTACGTCGTTGGTCAGATGGCGTGGTGGAGCGCTCGGTTTGGAACCGGTCTTGGGTGAAGCTCCTTATCAGATCGAGGCATGACGGATCTGAAGACAAGGGCATCCAGCTATAAGTACGGCTGCTGTCTGCGAATATACTTCATTCACTCCCCAAACCAGACCAGTAAATCCACTCAAGTCTTCAATAGTCGCTGAAATGGCCAAACTCTCTGCTGCTTGGGTTCGACTTGCTTCGAACGACCGTCTCAGGCGTTCATCGCAAGCAGTTTCCGTAAGCGGGACTCAAGTGTTCGTCTTCGGCGGTGAACTCCTCCCACGAGAGCCCGTAGACAACCAACTCGATGTTGCCGAACTTCAGTCCGGGAAAGGCATTGTCTCATACTCACCCATTCATACCCCAAACTTGCACCACTAACAGACCTTCTTCACCACAGACTCAGCCTCCGTCAAGACCATCTCCACCGACACCGAAGCCCCATCTCCCAGAGTCGGAGCCCCCAGCACAGCGCTGAAAGATGCCTTCTATCTCTTCTCCGGCCGCGGCGGTATCGCCATGGAACCCGTCGAGGAATCTGGCAGCGTCTGGCGATACACCCCATCCCAATCTCGCTGGGATCAACTCACGCCGACCGACGCAACGGCACCACACCCAGCCGGACGCAGCTACCACTGCACTGCCTCAGACGGCAACAAGACCATCTACATCCACGCAGGCTGCCCAGAGAAAGGCCGCCTCGCCGATCTGTGGTCCTTCAATATCGAGTCGAAGACGTGGAAGGAGCTCGCTGCAGCACCTCCTCCAGCGCGCGGCGGCGCGTCCATCGCTTTCTCTGGAGGCAAGTTATATCGCATCAATGGCTTCGATGGCACTTCCGAGCAAGGCGGTTCTCTTGATGTCTACGACCCCGCTTCCGCGGCTTGGTCTACGATTACGTACAAGCCAGATGGTGTCAAAGGCCCCGAGGCGCGAAGTGTATCAGCGCTCGTCGCGGTTGAGGTGGACGGTAAGCCGCATCTTGTGACGCTGTTTGGCGAGCGCGATCCTAGTTCGTTGGGTCACGCTGGTGCTGGCAAGATGCTCTCGGACGTGTGGGCTTTCGACATTGTGGCCGGGACGTGGGATAAGGTCTTCTTCGAGGGGGATGCGCCGCCGCCAAGAGGTTGGTTTGATGCGGATGTGGTGGGGGATGGGAGCAAGCAGGCTGTGGTTGTTCATGGAGGTCTTGCTGAAGATAACTCGAGGTTGGGAGACATCTGGAGACTCGACTTTGTCTAGACTGTCACATCTTGATGGCCAGAGATCGTTGTTGCTAGTGTTGGTATTTCTGAATTGAACTTGATGTAAGGAAAAGGATTTGGACaaagtaaaaagctactcgacGTCCTTCACCATCCAGATTGATCCCTTCTCGTCTGTAGGATACACCCGGAACCCCAGCTTCTCGTAGAACGGCACGACCTTGTCGTTCTCACCACCGACGCCAATATGCACGCCCTTACCATAGAGCCTGTTCCCACTGGAGCCACCGTTGCGCTG
The window above is part of the Colletotrichum lupini chromosome 9, complete sequence genome. Proteins encoded here:
- a CDS encoding kelch repeat protein; translated protein: MRPTSSVTRYSASVKTISTDTEAPSPRVGAPSTALKDAFYLFSGRGGIAMEPVEESGSVWRYTPSQSRWDQLTPTDATAPHPAGRSYHCTASDGNKTIYIHAGCPEKGRLADLWSFNIESKTWKELAAAPPPARGGASIAFSGGKLYRINGFDGTSEQGGSLDVYDPASAAWSTITYKPDGVKGPEARSVSALVAVEVDGKPHLVTLFGERDPSSLGHAGAGKMLSDVWAFDIVAGTWDKVFFEGDAPPPRGWFDADVVGDGSKQAVVVHGGLAEDNSRLGDIWRLDFV